In a genomic window of Xenopus laevis strain J_2021 chromosome 5S, Xenopus_laevis_v10.1, whole genome shotgun sequence:
- the khk.S gene encoding ketohexokinase S homeolog isoform X5: MGDKGILCIGLVCLDIISVVEKYPEEDSDSRCLSQRWQRGGNASNSCTVLALLGAPCAFMGSLAPGHMAENLPDVTEEDFQRVELTQYKWIHWEGRNADEQVKMIRRVEEHNRGRGAEEPITISVEIEKEREELYQLFAYGDVVFVSKDVARHFGFNSAREAVCGLYPRVRKGAYLVCAWAEQGADALGPDGSVVHSGAFSPENIVDTLGAGDTFNASVIYSLSKGQSMQEALTFGCQMAGKKCGVQGFDGFI; the protein is encoded by the exons ATGGGGGACAAGGGAATCCTGTGTATTGGGCTGGTGTGTCTGGATATTATCAGTGTGGTGGAAAAATACCCAGAGGAGGACTCTGACAGCAG GTGTCTGTCTCAGCGCTGGCAGCGGGGGGGCAATGCCTCGAACTCCTGCACCGTCCTGGCACTTCTGGGGGCTCCGTGCGCTTTCATGGGCTCACTGGCCCCGGGGCACATGGCTGA AAACCTGCCCGACGTGACAGAAGAAGACTTCCAGAGGGTGGAGCTGACCCAGTACAAGTGGATTCACTGGGAG GGCAGAAATGCAGACGAGCAAGTGAAGATGATCCGCAGAGTGGAGGAGCACAACAGGGGCCGCGGCGCAGAAGAGCCAATCACTATCTCTGTGGAAATTGAGAAGGAAAGGGAGGAGCTCTACCAACTCTTCGCATACGGGGACGTG GTGTTTGTCAGTAAGGATGTGGCGCGTCACTTTGGCTTTAACTCTGCGCGGGAGGCTGTGTGCGGCCTGTACCCCCGGGTGAGAAAGGG GGCCTACCTGGTGTGCGCGTGGGCAGAGCAAGGGGCAGACGCTTTGGGCCCTGATGGTTCCGTCGTCCATTCCGGCGCCTTCTCTCCTGAGAACATTGTCGACACCTTGGGAGCCGGAGACACGTTCAACGCCTCAGTGATCTACTCCCTGTCCAAAG GTCAGAGCATGCAGGAAGCTCTCACATTTGGGTGCCAAATGGCTGGCAAGAAATGTGGGGTGCAAGGCTTTGATGGCTTCATCTGA
- the cgref1.S gene encoding cell growth regulator with EF hand domain protein 1 isoform X1 produces MRGVCALLLPILLGQGWAAPRTIQGGRSEQVVSIQIRNPFSKGPEELSLLQGYLKEKDPLEANASNLKRETAILHLFLLHDYDKSGRLDGLELMRLLSGILSHASPGEPTHESVIHMVDEVLERQDLNRDGLLSAPELVTPPIYASEEDVSQDNVSMVIPPPQESQRLDNLENPTDTNEKNDEELQPLDVQALEVEESLSKKEAGHQTPPTNSQGLPEQENEENKEDAIVQWGEDEADETVPDTITGEDGQQKEKTEGMHEERRTEDEM; encoded by the exons ATGAGAGGTGTTTGTGCTCTGCTGCTGCCTATACTTCTGGGTCAAGGATGGGCAGCTCCTCGGACAATACAGGGAGGCAG GTCTGAGCAAGTTGTCAGCATACAGATCAGAAACCCATTCTCCAAGGGCCCTGAGGAGCTCAG CCTCCTGCAGGGGTATCTGAAGGAAAAGGACCCACTGGAAGCCAATGCCTCAAACCTAAAGAGAGAGACGG CTATTCTGCACCTCTTCCTCCTCCATGACTATGACAAGAGCGGGCGTCTCGATGGCCTGGAACTCATGCGGCTTCTCAGTGGGATCCTGTCCCACGCATCACCGGGAGAACCAACACATGAATCG GTCATACATATGGTGGATGAAGTCTTAGAGAGACAAGATTTAAACAGGGATGGACTTCTGAGTGCCCCTGAGCTTGTGACACCCCCAATCTATGCATCTGAGGAGGATGTCTCTCAAGACAATGTATCCATGGTCATCCCACCACCTCAGGAGTCTCAGAGACTGGACAACTTAGAGAATCCTACAGACACCAATGAGAAAAATGATGAGGAGCTGCAGCCTTTGGATGTTCAGGCTCTGGAAGTTGAAGAATCCCTCTCCAAGAAAGAAGCCGGACATCAAACTCCACCAACTAACTCTCAGGGTTTACCTGAGCAAGAGAACGAGGAGAACAAGGAAGACGCCATTGTACAATGGGGGGAAGATGAGGCTGACGAGACTGTTCCTGACACCATAACAGGAGAAGATGGACAACAAAAGGAAAAGACTGAAGGGATGCATGAAGAAAGGAGGACAGAGGATGAGATGTGA
- the khk.S gene encoding ketohexokinase S homeolog isoform X4, with product MGDKGILCIGLVCLDIISVVEKYPEEDSDSRCLSQRWQRGGNASNSCTVLALLGAPCAFMGSLAPGHMADFTLDSLRSYSIDVSHVISRPGCCFPASIVISNISNGSRTILHKNRNLPDVTEEDFQRVELTQYKWIHWEGRNADEQVKMIRRVEEHNRGRGAEEPITISVEIEKEREELYQLFAYGDVVFVSKDVARHFGFNSAREAVCGLYPRVRKGAYLVCAWAEQGADALGPDGSVVHSGAFSPENIVDTLGAGDTFNASVIYSLSKGQSMQEALTFGCQMAGKKCGVQGFDGFI from the exons ATGGGGGACAAGGGAATCCTGTGTATTGGGCTGGTGTGTCTGGATATTATCAGTGTGGTGGAAAAATACCCAGAGGAGGACTCTGACAGCAG GTGTCTGTCTCAGCGCTGGCAGCGGGGGGGCAATGCCTCGAACTCCTGCACCGTCCTGGCACTTCTGGGGGCTCCGTGCGCTTTCATGGGCTCACTGGCCCCGGGGCACATGGCTGA TTTTACCCTGGACAGCCTGCGGAGCTACAGTATAGATGTGAGTCATGTGATCTCACGGCCCGGCTGTTGCTTTCCAGCTTCCATAGTGATCAGCAACATTAGCAATGGCAGCCGCACCATCCTGCACAAGAACAG AAACCTGCCCGACGTGACAGAAGAAGACTTCCAGAGGGTGGAGCTGACCCAGTACAAGTGGATTCACTGGGAG GGCAGAAATGCAGACGAGCAAGTGAAGATGATCCGCAGAGTGGAGGAGCACAACAGGGGCCGCGGCGCAGAAGAGCCAATCACTATCTCTGTGGAAATTGAGAAGGAAAGGGAGGAGCTCTACCAACTCTTCGCATACGGGGACGTG GTGTTTGTCAGTAAGGATGTGGCGCGTCACTTTGGCTTTAACTCTGCGCGGGAGGCTGTGTGCGGCCTGTACCCCCGGGTGAGAAAGGG GGCCTACCTGGTGTGCGCGTGGGCAGAGCAAGGGGCAGACGCTTTGGGCCCTGATGGTTCCGTCGTCCATTCCGGCGCCTTCTCTCCTGAGAACATTGTCGACACCTTGGGAGCCGGAGACACGTTCAACGCCTCAGTGATCTACTCCCTGTCCAAAG GTCAGAGCATGCAGGAAGCTCTCACATTTGGGTGCCAAATGGCTGGCAAGAAATGTGGGGTGCAAGGCTTTGATGGCTTCATCTGA
- the cgref1.S gene encoding cell growth regulator with EF hand domain protein 1 isoform X2, which produces MRGVCALLLPILLGQGWAAPRTIQGGSLLQGYLKEKDPLEANASNLKRETAILHLFLLHDYDKSGRLDGLELMRLLSGILSHASPGEPTHESVIHMVDEVLERQDLNRDGLLSAPELVTPPIYASEEDVSQDNVSMVIPPPQESQRLDNLENPTDTNEKNDEELQPLDVQALEVEESLSKKEAGHQTPPTNSQGLPEQENEENKEDAIVQWGEDEADETVPDTITGEDGQQKEKTEGMHEERRTEDEM; this is translated from the exons ATGAGAGGTGTTTGTGCTCTGCTGCTGCCTATACTTCTGGGTCAAGGATGGGCAGCTCCTCGGACAATACAGGGAGGCAG CCTCCTGCAGGGGTATCTGAAGGAAAAGGACCCACTGGAAGCCAATGCCTCAAACCTAAAGAGAGAGACGG CTATTCTGCACCTCTTCCTCCTCCATGACTATGACAAGAGCGGGCGTCTCGATGGCCTGGAACTCATGCGGCTTCTCAGTGGGATCCTGTCCCACGCATCACCGGGAGAACCAACACATGAATCG GTCATACATATGGTGGATGAAGTCTTAGAGAGACAAGATTTAAACAGGGATGGACTTCTGAGTGCCCCTGAGCTTGTGACACCCCCAATCTATGCATCTGAGGAGGATGTCTCTCAAGACAATGTATCCATGGTCATCCCACCACCTCAGGAGTCTCAGAGACTGGACAACTTAGAGAATCCTACAGACACCAATGAGAAAAATGATGAGGAGCTGCAGCCTTTGGATGTTCAGGCTCTGGAAGTTGAAGAATCCCTCTCCAAGAAAGAAGCCGGACATCAAACTCCACCAACTAACTCTCAGGGTTTACCTGAGCAAGAGAACGAGGAGAACAAGGAAGACGCCATTGTACAATGGGGGGAAGATGAGGCTGACGAGACTGTTCCTGACACCATAACAGGAGAAGATGGACAACAAAAGGAAAAGACTGAAGGGATGCATGAAGAAAGGAGGACAGAGGATGAGATGTGA
- the khk.S gene encoding ketohexokinase S homeolog isoform X2: protein MGDKGILCIGLVCLDIISVVEKYPEEDSDSRCLSQRWQRGGNASNSCTVLALLGAPCAFMGSLAPGHMADFTLDSLRSYSIDVSHVISRPGCCFPASIVISNISNGSRTILHKNSFIVSDFQRRGIGTSNVSWQSRGDTPCACCLINTSSGSRTVTLYDTNLPDVTEEDFQRVELTQYKWIHWEGRNADEQVKMIRRVEEHNRGRGAEEPITISVEIEKEREELYQLFAYGDVVFVSKDVARHFGFNSAREAVCGLYPRVRKGAYLVCAWAEQGADALGPDGSVVHSGAFSPENIVDTLGAGDTFNASVIYSLSKVIL from the exons ATGGGGGACAAGGGAATCCTGTGTATTGGGCTGGTGTGTCTGGATATTATCAGTGTGGTGGAAAAATACCCAGAGGAGGACTCTGACAGCAG GTGTCTGTCTCAGCGCTGGCAGCGGGGGGGCAATGCCTCGAACTCCTGCACCGTCCTGGCACTTCTGGGGGCTCCGTGCGCTTTCATGGGCTCACTGGCCCCGGGGCACATGGCTGA TTTTACCCTGGACAGCCTGCGGAGCTACAGTATAGATGTGAGTCATGTGATCTCACGGCCCGGCTGTTGCTTTCCAGCTTCCATAGTGATCAGCAACATTAGCAATGGCAGCCGCACCATCCTGCACAAGAACAG CTTCATCGTGTCAGACTTCCAGAGGAGAGGGATTGGTACCAGTAATGTGAGTTGGCAAAGTCGGGGGGACACGCCGTGCGCTTGTTGTTTGATAAACACCTCCAGTGGCTCCCGGACTGTGACGTTGTATGACAC AAACCTGCCCGACGTGACAGAAGAAGACTTCCAGAGGGTGGAGCTGACCCAGTACAAGTGGATTCACTGGGAG GGCAGAAATGCAGACGAGCAAGTGAAGATGATCCGCAGAGTGGAGGAGCACAACAGGGGCCGCGGCGCAGAAGAGCCAATCACTATCTCTGTGGAAATTGAGAAGGAAAGGGAGGAGCTCTACCAACTCTTCGCATACGGGGACGTG GTGTTTGTCAGTAAGGATGTGGCGCGTCACTTTGGCTTTAACTCTGCGCGGGAGGCTGTGTGCGGCCTGTACCCCCGGGTGAGAAAGGG GGCCTACCTGGTGTGCGCGTGGGCAGAGCAAGGGGCAGACGCTTTGGGCCCTGATGGTTCCGTCGTCCATTCCGGCGCCTTCTCTCCTGAGAACATTGTCGACACCTTGGGAGCCGGAGACACGTTCAACGCCTCAGTGATCTACTCCCTGTCCAAAG TCATTCTCTAG
- the khk.S gene encoding ketohexokinase S homeolog isoform X1 — protein MGDKGILCIGLVCLDIISVVEKYPEEDSDSRCLSQRWQRGGNASNSCTVLALLGAPCAFMGSLAPGHMADFTLDSLRSYSIDVSHVISRPGCCFPASIVISNISNGSRTILHKNSFIVSDFQRRGIGTSNVSWQSRGDTPCACCLINTSSGSRTVTLYDTNLPDVTEEDFQRVELTQYKWIHWEGRNADEQVKMIRRVEEHNRGRGAEEPITISVEIEKEREELYQLFAYGDVVFVSKDVARHFGFNSAREAVCGLYPRVRKGAYLVCAWAEQGADALGPDGSVVHSGAFSPENIVDTLGAGDTFNASVIYSLSKGQSMQEALTFGCQMAGKKCGVQGFDGFI, from the exons ATGGGGGACAAGGGAATCCTGTGTATTGGGCTGGTGTGTCTGGATATTATCAGTGTGGTGGAAAAATACCCAGAGGAGGACTCTGACAGCAG GTGTCTGTCTCAGCGCTGGCAGCGGGGGGGCAATGCCTCGAACTCCTGCACCGTCCTGGCACTTCTGGGGGCTCCGTGCGCTTTCATGGGCTCACTGGCCCCGGGGCACATGGCTGA TTTTACCCTGGACAGCCTGCGGAGCTACAGTATAGATGTGAGTCATGTGATCTCACGGCCCGGCTGTTGCTTTCCAGCTTCCATAGTGATCAGCAACATTAGCAATGGCAGCCGCACCATCCTGCACAAGAACAG CTTCATCGTGTCAGACTTCCAGAGGAGAGGGATTGGTACCAGTAATGTGAGTTGGCAAAGTCGGGGGGACACGCCGTGCGCTTGTTGTTTGATAAACACCTCCAGTGGCTCCCGGACTGTGACGTTGTATGACAC AAACCTGCCCGACGTGACAGAAGAAGACTTCCAGAGGGTGGAGCTGACCCAGTACAAGTGGATTCACTGGGAG GGCAGAAATGCAGACGAGCAAGTGAAGATGATCCGCAGAGTGGAGGAGCACAACAGGGGCCGCGGCGCAGAAGAGCCAATCACTATCTCTGTGGAAATTGAGAAGGAAAGGGAGGAGCTCTACCAACTCTTCGCATACGGGGACGTG GTGTTTGTCAGTAAGGATGTGGCGCGTCACTTTGGCTTTAACTCTGCGCGGGAGGCTGTGTGCGGCCTGTACCCCCGGGTGAGAAAGGG GGCCTACCTGGTGTGCGCGTGGGCAGAGCAAGGGGCAGACGCTTTGGGCCCTGATGGTTCCGTCGTCCATTCCGGCGCCTTCTCTCCTGAGAACATTGTCGACACCTTGGGAGCCGGAGACACGTTCAACGCCTCAGTGATCTACTCCCTGTCCAAAG GTCAGAGCATGCAGGAAGCTCTCACATTTGGGTGCCAAATGGCTGGCAAGAAATGTGGGGTGCAAGGCTTTGATGGCTTCATCTGA
- the khk.S gene encoding ketohexokinase S homeolog precursor, with protein MGDKGILCIGLVCLDIISVVEKYPEEDSDSRCLSQRWQRGGNASNSCTVLALLGAPCAFMGSLAPGHMADFIVSDFQRRGIGTSNVSWQSRGDTPCACCLINTSSGSRTVTLYDTNLPDVTEEDFQRVELTQYKWIHWEGRNADEQVKMIRRVEEHNRGRGAEEPITISVEIEKEREELYQLFAYGDVVFVSKDVARHFGFNSAREAVCGLYPRVRKGAYLVCAWAEQGADALGPDGSVVHSGAFSPENIVDTLGAGDTFNASVIYSLSKGQSMQEALTFGCQMAGKKCGVQGFDGFI; from the exons ATGGGGGACAAGGGAATCCTGTGTATTGGGCTGGTGTGTCTGGATATTATCAGTGTGGTGGAAAAATACCCAGAGGAGGACTCTGACAGCAG GTGTCTGTCTCAGCGCTGGCAGCGGGGGGGCAATGCCTCGAACTCCTGCACCGTCCTGGCACTTCTGGGGGCTCCGTGCGCTTTCATGGGCTCACTGGCCCCGGGGCACATGGCTGA CTTCATCGTGTCAGACTTCCAGAGGAGAGGGATTGGTACCAGTAATGTGAGTTGGCAAAGTCGGGGGGACACGCCGTGCGCTTGTTGTTTGATAAACACCTCCAGTGGCTCCCGGACTGTGACGTTGTATGACAC AAACCTGCCCGACGTGACAGAAGAAGACTTCCAGAGGGTGGAGCTGACCCAGTACAAGTGGATTCACTGGGAG GGCAGAAATGCAGACGAGCAAGTGAAGATGATCCGCAGAGTGGAGGAGCACAACAGGGGCCGCGGCGCAGAAGAGCCAATCACTATCTCTGTGGAAATTGAGAAGGAAAGGGAGGAGCTCTACCAACTCTTCGCATACGGGGACGTG GTGTTTGTCAGTAAGGATGTGGCGCGTCACTTTGGCTTTAACTCTGCGCGGGAGGCTGTGTGCGGCCTGTACCCCCGGGTGAGAAAGGG GGCCTACCTGGTGTGCGCGTGGGCAGAGCAAGGGGCAGACGCTTTGGGCCCTGATGGTTCCGTCGTCCATTCCGGCGCCTTCTCTCCTGAGAACATTGTCGACACCTTGGGAGCCGGAGACACGTTCAACGCCTCAGTGATCTACTCCCTGTCCAAAG GTCAGAGCATGCAGGAAGCTCTCACATTTGGGTGCCAAATGGCTGGCAAGAAATGTGGGGTGCAAGGCTTTGATGGCTTCATCTGA